The Panthera uncia isolate 11264 chromosome C2, Puncia_PCG_1.0, whole genome shotgun sequence genome contains a region encoding:
- the POMGNT2 gene encoding protein O-linked-mannose beta-1,4-N-acetylglucosaminyltransferase 2 yields the protein MHLSAVFNALLVSVLAAVLWKHVRLREHAAALEEELALGRQAPEPGPALRIDYPRALQTLMEGGTHMVCTGRTHTDRLCRFEWLCYSSEAEEFIFFHGNASVMLPNLGSRRFQPALLDLSTVEDHNTQYFNFVELPAAALRFMPKPVFVPDVALLANRFNPDNLMHVFHDDLLPLFYTLRQFPGLAHEARLFFMEGWSEGAHFELYKLLSPKQPLLRAQLKTLGRLLCFSHAFVGLSKVTTWYQYGFVQPQGPKANVLVSGNEIRRFARFMMEKLNVSRAGAPLGEDYILVFSRTQNRLILNEAELLLALAQEFQMKTVTVSLEDHAFADVVRLVGNASMLVSMHGAQLVTALFLPRGATVVELFPYAVNPDHYTPYKTLATLPGMDLQYVAWRNMMPENTVTHPERPWDQGGIAHLDRAEQARILQSREVPRHLCCRNPEWLFRIYQDTKVDVPSLIQTIRRVVKGRPGPRKQKWTVGLYPGKVRDARCQASVQGASEARLTVSWQIPWNLKYLKVREVKYEVWLQEQGENTYVPYILALQNHTFTENIKPFTTYLVWVRCIFNKILLGPFADVLVCNT from the coding sequence ATGCACCTGTCGGCGGTGTTCAACGCCCTCCTGGTGTCCGTGCTGGCAGCGGTCCTGTGGAAGCACGTGCGGCTGCGTGAGCATGCGGCCGCTCTGGAGGAGGAGCTGGCCCTCGGCCGCCAGGCCCCAGAGCCGGGCCCCGCGCTGAGGATCGACTACCCCAGGGCGCTGCAGACCCTGATGGAGGGCGGCACACACATGGTGTGCACGGGCCGCACGCACACTGACCGCCTCTGCCGCTTCGAGTGGCTGTGTTACTCCAGCGAGGCCGAGGAGTTCATCTTCTTCCACGGCAACGCGTCCGTCATGCTGCCCAACCTGGGCTCCCGGCGCTTCCAGCCGGCCCTGCTCGACCTGTCCACCGTGGAGGACCACAACACCCAGTACTTCAACTTCGTGGAGCTGCCGGCCGCCGCCCTGCGCTTCATGCCGAAGCCCGTGTTCGTGCCCGACGTGGCGCTCCTCGCCAACCGGTTCAACCCCGACAACCTCATGCACGTCTTCCACGACGACCTGCTGCCTCTCTTCTACACCCTGAGGCAGTTCCCCGGCCTGGCCCACGAGGCCCGGCTCTTCTTCATGGAGGGCTGGAGCGAGGGCGCACACTTTGAGCTCTACAAGCTCCTCAGCCCGAAGCAGCCACTCCTGCGGGCACAGCTCAAGACGCTGGGCCGGCTGCTGTGCTTCTCCCATGCCTTCGTGGGTCTCTCCAAGGTCACCACGTGGTACCAGTATGGCTTCGTCCAGCCCCAGGGCCCGAAGGCTAACGTCCTGGTCTCGGGCAACGAGATCCGGCGGTTCGCACGGTTCATGATGGAAAAGCTGAACGTGAGCCGGGCAGGGGCTCCCCTAGGCGAAGACTACATTCTGGTCTTCAGCCGTACCCAGAACAGACTCATCCTGAACGAGGCAGAGCTGCTGCTGGCACTGGCCCAGGAGTTCCAGATGAAGACGGTGACGGTGTCCCTGGAGGACCACGCCTTTGCAGATGTCGTGCGGCTGGTCGGCAACGCCTCCATGCTGGTCAGCATGCACGGGGCCCAGCTGGTCACTGCCCTCTTCCTGCCCCGTGGGGCCACTGTGGTCGAGCTTTTCCCGTATGCTGTCAATCCCGACCACTATACGCCCTATAAGACGCTGGCCACGCTGCCTGGCATGGACCTCCAGTACGTAGCCTGGCGGAACATGATGCCAGAGAACACAGTCACGCACCCTGAACGGCCCTGGGACCAGGGGGGCATCGCTCACCTAGACCGGGCGGAGCAGGCCCGTATCCTGCAGAGCCGCGAGGTCCCGCGGCATCTCTGTTGCCGGAACCCTGAGTGGCTCTTCCGAATCTACCAGGACACCAAGGTGGACGTCCCATCCCTCATCCAGACCATACGGCGCGTGGTAAAGGGCCGGCCGGGGCCGCGGAAGCAGAAGTGGACTGTCGGCCTCTACCCAGGCAAGGTCCGGGATGCGCGGTGCCAGGCGTCAGTGCAGGGCGCCTCCGAGGCGCGCCTCACCGTGTCCTGGCAGATCCCGTGGAACCTCAAGTACCTGAAGGTGAGGGAGGTGAAGTACGAGGTGTGGCTCCAGGAGCAGGGCGAGAACACCTATGTGCCTTACATCCTGGCCCTGCAGAACCACACCTTCACCGAGAACATCAAGCCTTTCACTACCTACTTGGTGTGGGTCCGCTGCATCTTCAACAAGATCCTCCTGGGACCCTTTGCAGATGTGCTGGTGTGCAACACGTAG